The Meles meles chromosome 12, mMelMel3.1 paternal haplotype, whole genome shotgun sequence genome includes a window with the following:
- the LOC123953862 gene encoding uncharacterized protein LOC123953862: protein MKQLMGQRGMKMPRDTILSPRSLRSLCPVRVPTMAWTVLLLGLLTYGSGADSQNVVTQEPSLTISLGGTVTLTCALSSGSVSTGHYPSWYQQTPGQPPRMIIYNTYSRPSGVPDRFSGSISGNKAALTITAAQPEDEADYYCVLYIGGYTNTVILISGEVQPEPPHGSKLLSLRGGREPPHIMLNQFHVPVYADSAVLSLSASLGSSARFTCTMSSVGTSALSLFQQQPGSPPEHLLR from the exons ATGAAGCAGTTAATGGGTCAGAGAGGCATGAAAATGCCCAGGGACACCATACTCTCGCCCAGGAGCCTGAGGAGCCTGTGTCCTGTGAGGGTCCCCACCATGGCCTGGACTGTGCTTCTTCTTGGGCTCCTCACTTACGGCTCAG GAGCAGATTCTCAGAATGTGGTGACCCAGGAGCCATCATTGACCATTTCTTTAGGAGGGACAGTCACACTTACCTGTGCCCTTAGTTCTGGCTCAGTCTCTACAGGTCACTATCCAAGCTGGTACCAGCAGACCCCAGGCCAGCCTCCTCGCATGATTATCTACAACACATACAGCCGTCCCTCAGGTGTCCCTGACCGCTTCTCTGGGTCCATCTCTGGGAACAAAGCTGCCCTCACCATCACAGCGGCCCAGCCTGAGGATGAGGCTGACTATTACTGTGTTCTGTATATTGGTGGTTATACTAACACAGTGATTTTAATCAGTGGGGAAGTGCAACCAGAACCTCCTCATGGGTCAAAACTGCTCAGTCTTAGAGGCGGGAGA GAGCCTCCACACATCATGCTGAACCA GTTCCATGTCCCAGTCTATGCTGACTCAgccgtcctctctctctctgcatccctGGGGTCATCAGCCAGGTTCACCTGCACCATGAGCAGTGTGGGGACTTCTGCCTTGTCCTTGTTCCAGCAGCAGCCAGGAAGCCCTCCCGAGCATCTGCTGAGGTAA